A portion of the Acidisarcina polymorpha genome contains these proteins:
- a CDS encoding serine hydrolase — translation MQSAFKFLLNVAVLHAVGQGKLSLEQSVHSLPSDTYKDTFSPLQDMYPAANVDVPLRQLPELWVGHPDNTANDILLRQMGGTAPVQQYLDSLGLQGIQIRDSEASMHDDERRQYRNTGEPATFVKLLCMLAENSLLTHGNTKYLLSIMSSSPSFPNRICGLLPAGTIVAYKTGTAGYNNNMAAATNDVALITLPTGGA, via the coding sequence ATGCAATCTGCTTTCAAGTTTCTACTTAATGTCGCAGTTCTACACGCAGTCGGGCAAGGAAAGCTCTCCTTAGAGCAGTCAGTGCACTCTTTACCTTCAGACACCTATAAGGATACTTTCAGCCCATTGCAGGATATGTACCCCGCTGCGAACGTCGATGTGCCTCTGCGTCAGTTACCGGAACTCTGGGTTGGGCATCCGGATAATACCGCCAATGACATACTGCTGCGGCAGATGGGCGGAACGGCACCGGTTCAGCAGTATCTCGATTCACTCGGCCTTCAGGGTATTCAGATACGAGACTCGGAAGCAAGCATGCATGATGATGAACGGCGACAGTACCGTAACACCGGTGAACCTGCCACGTTTGTAAAGCTCCTTTGCATGCTCGCGGAGAACTCCCTCCTCACTCACGGGAACACGAAGTACCTGCTCAGCATTATGAGTTCCTCCCCATCTTTTCCGAACAGGATATGCGGGCTGCTACCCGCTGGAACGATTGTCGCTTATAAGACGGGCACGGCAGGATATAACAACAACATGGCAGCAGCAACAAACGATGTCGCATTGATCACGCTTCCGACGGGCGGCGCCTAG
- a CDS encoding FAD-binding oxidoreductase: MPDCRQCAAGRQVGNRIRGTHFGAWGGRHWAGFAVVQGGVVLNLRPMSRVHVDRESRTVTLGGGSLINDVLLELPDDLASVTGAESSVGYTGLTLGGGYGPLNSRFGLACDTMRSAQVVLADGNVVTASAQDNPDLFWALRGGGGNYGVVTSMELELFSVPTVQSATILFPQSSAATTLSHLQEITEASPDGLSVLSGLVTLHSGQKGLFLQPLLSEKSEIGERLFEKLCNLPNSKVVARRWSPYNQIFDREAEKAWSANENYRVSARFCEVLNGAVVDVLTRGAERAPTPGCVLLLHDFHGQASRIQLESSAYPLRKNHYLVEVIAGWDSVEDGVAAGEWFDQVLEELSQLSLSGGYPNVLGPAEQKRTYDFYEPSRTRLRAVKNKFDPHDVFSSNVCQL; the protein is encoded by the coding sequence TTGCCTGACTGTCGACAATGTGCAGCAGGTCGTCAAGTTGGCAACAGAATACGGGGTACCCATTTCGGTGCTTGGGGGGGGCGGCATTGGGCTGGATTTGCGGTCGTGCAAGGGGGCGTCGTTCTCAATCTTCGCCCGATGTCGCGGGTTCATGTCGATCGAGAAAGCCGTACGGTGACCCTGGGAGGCGGCAGTCTGATCAACGATGTTTTACTGGAACTCCCGGACGATCTGGCCTCCGTGACGGGGGCGGAATCAAGCGTCGGATACACCGGGCTAACACTCGGGGGCGGTTACGGCCCGCTGAACAGTCGCTTCGGACTTGCGTGCGACACCATGCGAAGTGCACAAGTCGTGCTCGCAGACGGCAATGTGGTCACTGCCAGTGCACAGGATAATCCCGATCTCTTTTGGGCGCTCCGCGGAGGAGGCGGCAACTACGGCGTGGTAACTTCGATGGAACTAGAATTGTTTTCGGTACCGACAGTACAGTCCGCGACGATCCTCTTCCCGCAGTCGTCGGCGGCCACGACGCTGTCGCATCTGCAGGAGATCACCGAAGCATCTCCCGATGGGTTAAGCGTGCTTTCGGGACTGGTGACTCTGCATAGTGGTCAGAAGGGCCTCTTCCTTCAGCCTCTTCTCAGCGAAAAGTCTGAAATCGGCGAGCGGCTATTCGAAAAGCTATGCAACTTGCCCAATTCGAAGGTTGTCGCCCGGCGATGGTCGCCGTACAACCAAATCTTTGATCGTGAAGCCGAGAAAGCGTGGTCGGCAAACGAGAACTATCGAGTCAGCGCACGCTTTTGCGAAGTATTGAACGGCGCAGTAGTCGACGTTCTCACGCGAGGCGCAGAGCGCGCACCCACTCCAGGCTGTGTTCTCCTTCTGCACGACTTTCATGGACAAGCAAGTCGGATCCAGCTCGAAAGCTCTGCCTATCCGCTTCGAAAAAACCACTACCTCGTTGAAGTTATCGCAGGTTGGGACAGCGTTGAGGACGGAGTTGCGGCGGGAGAATGGTTCGACCAAGTGTTGGAGGAGCTATCCCAGCTCTCCCTGTCTGGTGGCTATCCCAATGTGCTCGGTCCTGCAGAACAAAAACGAACCTACGACTTCTACGAGCCTTCTCGAACACGACTGAGGGCAGTCAAAAATAAGTTTGACCCTCACGATGTCTTCTCCTCGAACGTGTGTCAGTTGTGA
- a CDS encoding oxidoreductase yields MTNQADLGGMFTFPGTQLQVRRMGFGAMQLAGPHAYGPSKARDGGSAVLNEVIAAGVNHIDTSDYYGPHSVNQIIRQTLHPYRDDLVIVTKLGWRRGDSGSWIPAVSASDITAGAHENLRNLGLDALEIVNLRVGGELWPTEGSIEEPMTALAELQRQGLIRHLGVSNVSPQQYAEAKKIAQIVCVQNFYNVAQRRDDAFIDQLDKEGVAYVPYFPLGGMTPLQSAELDVAAASVNATSLQVALHWLLKRSPNILLIPGTSSLLHLKENLEAVDLELSAEILTQLNAVGSYAA; encoded by the coding sequence ATGACAAACCAAGCTGATCTCGGTGGCATGTTCACCTTTCCCGGTACACAGCTGCAGGTTCGCCGCATGGGTTTTGGCGCGATGCAGTTGGCAGGGCCACACGCATACGGACCATCAAAGGCTCGTGACGGGGGTTCCGCGGTCCTAAACGAGGTAATTGCGGCGGGCGTTAATCATATCGACACAAGCGACTACTACGGTCCACACTCGGTCAATCAGATCATTAGACAGACGCTTCATCCTTATCGCGACGACCTCGTTATTGTTACGAAGCTGGGTTGGCGCCGTGGGGACAGTGGCTCTTGGATCCCTGCGGTCTCCGCCAGTGATATCACCGCTGGCGCACATGAGAACCTGCGTAACCTTGGTCTCGATGCGCTGGAAATTGTAAACCTACGGGTAGGCGGCGAGTTGTGGCCCACAGAGGGATCGATTGAGGAGCCAATGACTGCGCTTGCCGAATTGCAGCGGCAAGGCCTTATTCGCCATTTGGGCGTGAGCAACGTGTCTCCCCAGCAGTATGCGGAAGCAAAGAAGATTGCGCAGATTGTCTGCGTTCAGAACTTTTACAACGTGGCCCAACGCCGGGACGATGCCTTCATAGACCAACTTGATAAAGAAGGCGTCGCCTACGTACCGTATTTCCCGCTTGGCGGAATGACACCGCTTCAGTCTGCTGAGTTGGACGTTGCAGCTGCCTCGGTAAACGCCACCTCATTGCAGGTGGCGCTTCATTGGCTATTGAAACGGTCGCCCAATATTCTGCTCATTCCCGGAACCTCGTCACTGCTACATCTAAAAGAGAATTTAGAGGCTGTTGACCTTGAGCTATCAGCCGAGATATTGACCCAGCTGAATGCCGTGGGAAGCTACGCCGCGTAG
- a CDS encoding helix-turn-helix domain-containing protein, protein MIEAVPSLLTLNTVATALAVSPHTVRSWVRKGRLRPVRLCRRLLFDPAEVARMVAEAR, encoded by the coding sequence GTGATAGAAGCCGTTCCTAGCTTGCTAACGCTCAATACAGTGGCCACCGCACTTGCTGTGAGTCCTCACACTGTCCGGTCATGGGTACGTAAGGGCCGTTTACGTCCTGTGCGCTTGTGCCGCCGACTGCTGTTTGATCCAGCAGAAGTAGCACGTATGGTCGCGGAGGCACGCTAG
- a CDS encoding tyrosine-type recombinase/integrase: protein MKEPRSIGQALTHEQKLRLLQAADSKPEWQNARLAMALALCTTMRGVEIKNLRWRDVDWPRRGFTVRRSKTDAGLRSIPMNEDAYSTVLELWERAKAFGGTQPDHFLFPACERGYIDPKRCQKSWRTAWRKLTASAGLKGFRFHDCRHHAITELAESQASDATIMALAGHVSRKMLEHYSHVRQEAKREAVNVLSAKCPRRPTTEGYDTNNDTKYMLSGEVSSYVVENMVGTRRLELLTSTVSR from the coding sequence TTGAAGGAACCGCGCTCCATCGGTCAGGCCTTGACCCATGAGCAGAAACTGCGTTTGCTCCAGGCTGCCGACTCCAAACCTGAATGGCAAAATGCCCGGCTGGCGATGGCACTGGCTTTATGCACTACCATGAGGGGCGTCGAGATCAAAAATCTGCGCTGGCGGGATGTAGACTGGCCCCGGCGTGGGTTCACTGTCCGGCGTAGCAAGACCGATGCGGGGTTGCGGTCGATCCCGATGAACGAGGACGCATACAGTACTGTTCTTGAGCTCTGGGAGCGCGCTAAAGCGTTCGGCGGCACTCAGCCTGACCACTTCCTCTTCCCGGCCTGTGAGCGTGGCTATATCGACCCTAAGCGCTGCCAGAAGAGCTGGCGCACGGCCTGGCGCAAGCTGACTGCCTCTGCTGGGCTTAAGGGCTTCCGCTTTCATGACTGCCGCCACCATGCTATTACCGAGCTTGCCGAGTCGCAGGCGAGCGATGCTACCATCATGGCCTTGGCTGGGCATGTCTCCCGGAAGATGCTGGAGCACTACTCCCACGTCCGCCAGGAAGCGAAGAGGGAAGCGGTGAATGTACTATCGGCGAAGTGCCCGAGGAGGCCAACAACCGAGGGTTACGACACAAACAACGACACAAAATACATGCTGTCAGGTGAAGTGTCCTCTTATGTTGTTGAAAATATGGTAGGCACGAGGAGACTCGAACTCCTGACCTCTACCGTGTCAAGGTAG
- a CDS encoding AraC family transcriptional regulator has product MSALDLVVQQVGSVSLAGSTSLRFPDKGSIKFLVVVSGQGSLIVGGVPSVITLEAGDCVVLPRGTAHSLTCRCVDKSVISYPEGSNDHAGCFLVSGELLLMSSHAEAMFRSVLPPLIHRRSREVHHGLTMTLSRLINEVKHPQPGSALMTQCLATIILMQILRCHVEEFAITSVGWLFALADDAMAVALTRIHEAPGHRWSLQELARHAGLSRSTFAKRFKNIVGVTPMEYLTRWRMILAGARLTSSSEPVSRIASSFGYESENAFGKVFRNIMGASPAKYRRACRKRAPRGRIGHVA; this is encoded by the coding sequence ATGTCGGCCCTCGACCTCGTCGTTCAACAAGTAGGTAGCGTGAGCCTCGCCGGAAGTACGAGCTTAAGGTTCCCTGATAAAGGATCTATCAAGTTTCTTGTGGTAGTCTCGGGCCAGGGTAGCCTCATCGTAGGCGGTGTGCCATCGGTAATCACACTTGAGGCAGGCGACTGTGTGGTGCTGCCTCGCGGGACAGCGCACTCCCTAACCTGTAGGTGCGTCGACAAGTCGGTGATCAGCTATCCGGAGGGGAGCAACGATCATGCTGGCTGCTTCCTTGTGAGTGGAGAGCTCCTGCTTATGAGTAGTCACGCCGAGGCGATGTTTCGGTCCGTACTTCCGCCTCTCATTCACCGTCGCAGTAGAGAAGTTCATCATGGTCTCACGATGACTCTGAGCCGTCTAATCAATGAAGTAAAGCATCCACAACCTGGCAGTGCATTGATGACGCAATGTCTCGCGACCATAATCCTCATGCAAATTCTCCGGTGTCACGTCGAAGAGTTTGCAATAACCAGTGTCGGTTGGTTGTTCGCGCTTGCCGATGATGCAATGGCAGTCGCGCTTACCCGGATCCATGAGGCTCCAGGTCATCGTTGGAGCCTGCAAGAGTTGGCGCGGCACGCCGGGCTGTCGCGGTCCACGTTCGCAAAGAGGTTCAAGAACATTGTCGGCGTGACTCCGATGGAATACCTAACGCGATGGCGGATGATCTTGGCAGGCGCGAGATTAACCTCGTCCAGTGAACCGGTGTCGCGGATCGCCTCCTCGTTCGGCTACGAGTCAGAGAATGCCTTCGGAAAGGTATTTCGGAATATTATGGGCGCCTCACCGGCCAAGTACCGGCGGGCCTGCCGCAAACGCGCGCCGCGTGGCCGCATTGGACATGTTGCATGA
- a CDS encoding helix-turn-helix domain-containing protein — protein METGTLAKVSNEASLYSCCTLVPIVTFVLHTRSISTRPTRVKEESFVKYQREAEITAVEAARRLGVGLDYVYSLLWTGKLQGRKIGKRWIVPARVVQARLKKLTGGSSDRSRS, from the coding sequence ATGGAGACGGGAACGCTCGCTAAGGTCAGCAACGAGGCATCGTTGTACTCCTGTTGTACGCTTGTTCCCATAGTGACATTCGTACTGCACACTCGTAGCATAAGCACTAGGCCAACTCGGGTCAAGGAGGAATCTTTCGTGAAATATCAGCGCGAAGCTGAAATCACCGCAGTTGAAGCTGCCCGGAGGCTCGGAGTCGGGTTGGATTATGTGTATTCATTGCTTTGGACGGGAAAGCTGCAAGGCCGCAAAATTGGTAAGCGATGGATTGTGCCTGCCCGGGTTGTTCAAGCTCGACTTAAAAAGCTAACGGGAGGTAGCAGTGATAGAAGCCGTTCCTAG
- a CDS encoding DNA primase family protein — MPKRKSKSDQKSSSRPESSPASISSFAMTDSGNGEWIGELYNRRLCFDHRRGKWLFFKENRWIEDSNGEIYRVAKAAARKRLALAADLQEEKERNEQAEWARKSESRYLIDAALTMARSTETLADSGEGWDASATLIGVRNGVVDLQSGRVRAGCPEDRLTLQTSAAFDPSAQCPRFETFLNDVFCGDDELIRYVQKAIGYSLTGEVGEQCLFLCFGDGANGKSTLLETIRHILGSYAYNVPFSTFELKARSGIPNDVAALVGKRFVTAAETNEGATFNEARVKTLTGGDNITARFLYKENFTFQPVAKVWLAFNHKPEVIDESHGFWRRIRLIPFHAQFDGARRDPELPSKLREEASGILAWAVRGCLLWRKEGLVQPTCVTEATKAYREESNPVSAFLEDTYEVKPGGFVPSALLRTGYERWCHENGEKPLDARALASRLLARGFTQDRQGHGRTRGWKGLRPKAEHLSDAQKPADMRTGADALVQ; from the coding sequence ATGCCTAAACGCAAGTCCAAATCAGACCAGAAATCAAGTTCGCGCCCGGAAAGCTCGCCAGCATCTATCTCTTCTTTCGCCATGACCGACTCCGGAAATGGCGAGTGGATCGGCGAGCTCTACAATCGCCGTCTGTGCTTCGATCATCGCAGGGGAAAGTGGCTATTTTTCAAGGAGAACCGCTGGATTGAAGACTCCAACGGTGAAATTTACCGCGTTGCAAAGGCTGCCGCAAGGAAAAGGCTTGCGCTTGCGGCGGATCTACAAGAGGAAAAGGAGCGCAACGAGCAAGCCGAGTGGGCCCGAAAGAGTGAATCGCGATACCTGATCGACGCTGCTCTAACCATGGCCAGGAGCACAGAGACGCTAGCGGACTCTGGAGAAGGCTGGGATGCTTCTGCAACTCTCATAGGTGTTCGCAATGGCGTTGTGGACTTGCAATCAGGTCGAGTGCGAGCTGGATGTCCCGAAGATCGACTTACGCTGCAGACATCCGCAGCCTTCGATCCCTCTGCACAATGCCCTCGGTTTGAAACCTTTCTAAATGATGTCTTTTGTGGCGACGACGAATTGATTCGCTATGTGCAAAAGGCGATTGGTTACTCTTTAACCGGGGAGGTAGGCGAGCAATGCCTTTTTCTCTGCTTTGGCGATGGCGCGAATGGAAAGAGCACTCTGCTGGAAACGATAAGGCATATCCTTGGCAGTTACGCCTACAACGTTCCTTTTTCCACATTTGAGCTGAAAGCCCGTTCAGGTATACCGAATGACGTCGCCGCACTTGTGGGAAAGCGCTTTGTCACTGCCGCTGAGACGAACGAGGGAGCGACCTTCAACGAAGCGCGCGTCAAGACGCTCACCGGTGGTGACAATATCACCGCGAGGTTTCTGTATAAGGAAAACTTTACATTCCAACCAGTTGCAAAAGTGTGGCTGGCCTTCAATCACAAGCCGGAAGTCATCGATGAGTCTCATGGGTTTTGGAGGCGGATACGGCTCATTCCATTTCATGCACAATTCGATGGTGCGCGGCGAGACCCTGAATTACCCTCCAAGCTCAGGGAGGAGGCAAGCGGCATCCTTGCCTGGGCCGTGCGAGGATGCCTGCTTTGGCGAAAGGAAGGGCTGGTACAACCCACCTGTGTGACAGAAGCGACGAAAGCATATCGCGAAGAGAGCAATCCAGTATCGGCCTTCCTAGAGGACACCTATGAGGTGAAACCCGGTGGTTTTGTCCCGTCCGCGCTGCTCCGTACGGGCTACGAGAGGTGGTGCCACGAGAATGGAGAAAAGCCTCTCGATGCTCGCGCCCTCGCGAGTAGGCTACTCGCTAGAGGCTTCACGCAGGACCGCCAAGGACATGGGAGAACTCGTGGCTGGAAGGGGCTGAGGCCGAAGGCTGAACACCTTTCCGACGCCCAAAAACCTGCGGACATGAGGACGGGGGCGGACGCGTTAGTTCAATGA